A window of the Cicer arietinum cultivar CDC Frontier isolate Library 1 chromosome 6, Cicar.CDCFrontier_v2.0, whole genome shotgun sequence genome harbors these coding sequences:
- the LOC101495351 gene encoding putative F-box/LRR-repeat protein 9, with protein sequence MKSKCESESESKSKPNWLELPIDLTKNILQRLDTIDILTSARNVCPLWWNICKDPLMWRTIRICHIYHIPLIDILCFETLYLSASDICCFEPLCRSAIDLSCGHLEDLDLELLGCDELLEYIAPRAINLHRLRLFYCLKVSNKCLIEFVTKFSLLEKLVITFNDKFPKESFEVINRCCPLLKSLDFVRPTLFYINRDHLVFAIAKAMPGLHHLTFVGIVINNAALVTILDGCSMLQSLDLQLCLCDDLSQSLEKRCLEQIKDFRFPLNHVSDFFDEDNFCDLFNVSSV encoded by the exons ATGAAAAGCAAGTGTGAGAGTGAGAGTGAGAGCAAAAGTAAGCCAAACTGGCTTGAACTTCCAATAGATTTGACAAAGAACATACTCCAAAGACTTGATACCATTGATATTCTGACAAGTGCACGTAATGTGTGTCCTCTATGGTGGAACATTTGCAAAGACCCTCTCATGTGGCGCACCATTCGCATTTGTCACATTTATCATATTCcattgattgatattttatgttttgaaacGCTTTATCTTTCTGCTAGTGATATTTGTTGTTTTGAACCGCTTTGTCGTTCTGCCATTGATCTTAGTTGTGGTCATCTCGAAGATTTGGATCTTGAGTTACTTGGCTGCGATGAACTTCTTGAATATATTGCTCCTAG GGCTATTAACTTACATCGATTACGACTTTTTTACTGTCTTAAAGTTTCAAATAAATGTTTGATCGAATTTGTGACCAAGTTTTCACTATTAGAGAAGCTTGTAATTACATTTAACGACAAATTTCCTAAGGAGTCTTTTGAAGTTATCAATCGATGTTGCCCACTTTTGAAATCTCTAGATTTTGTGAGGCCTACCCTATTCTATATCAATCGGGATCATTTGGTATTTGCAATTGCAAAGGCAATGCCTGGACTGCACCATCTTACTTTTGTTGGAATTGTGATTAACAATGCTGCGTTGGTTACCATTCTTGATGGTTGTTCCATGCTTCAATCTCTTGATTTGCAACTATGCTTGTGTGATGATTTGAGTCAAAGTTTGGAAAAAAGATGCCTTGAGCAAATCAAAGACTTCAGATTTCCTCTCAACCATGTATCTGACTTTTTTGATGAGGATAATTTTTGTGATTTATTCAACGTATCTTCTGTTTAA